The genomic region TGCAGCTTTTCCACCAAGGACAAGCAGCTGGTGTACAAATAGAGGGGCGAGGAGCATCGGTGATGGTGCAGGAGGTGCCTGAGAGCCACCATCTCCGCGCCCTCCGCCGAGCTGCCCTTGGCCTCCCCCAGCAGCCACCGTTCTTGCAGGTTGGCCGCAGCAAAGCCAGCGGAGCGAGCCTTCTTGCTGGCCGTGAACCACACGTTGGCCTTGGGGACGTGAGAGGGCAGCAGCCGTAGGGCGGGAGCCGTGGGGACCGGGGTGTTGGGGGGGTGTCCCCTCTTAGGCTGGGGTCCCCTTGCCGCCGCGCCCCCATTCACTACCAGCAGAGTCCACTGCGTCGGGTGCGGGTTCGTCCTGCGGGAACCCAGCACTTCGCCCCACAGGAGATACTTCCATGGGGAATGGGGCAGCTGGATAACGATGGGGGCCGGCTCCGTGAGGGTCTCGAACGCCTGCACGGCCCAGACCGCCGCCAGGCACCCCTTCTCCTGTGGTGAGTAGGAGACCTCGTGGTCCTTCAGGATGCGGGAGCTGTGCCCCACTGGGACCAGCTGGCCCCGTTCGTCCTCCTGCAGCAAGGTGGCTCCTACCGCCTCTTTGCTGGTCGTTAACCTGATAACGAAGGGTTGGGACTTATCAGGGAATCGCAGGGTGGGCGCCGTCAGGACGGCGTGTTTCAGGCTGCTCAGCGCCTGCTCCTGCTCCGGACCCCATTCCCACCCAACCTGCCCCACGGTGAGGCGGTGGAGCGGCTGGGCCAGCTCCCAGAAACCAGGGATGTGATCCTGCAAGGAGCCAAACTGCCCGAGCAGCGAGCGAAGGCTGTGGATGTCCCACGGGCAGGGCGCTTTGCTGATGGCCTCCAGCTTGCTGGCCTGGATCTCTCGCCCCTTGGCCCCGATCGTCATCCCCAGGTAGTTCACCTTGGGCTGGACAAGCTGCGCCTTCTCAAACTTGGCTTTAAAGCCCGTGTTTTGGATCAGCTTCAGGACCCTCTTTGTTCGGTCTTCGGTTTCCTTTAGGTTTTTCCCAGTGATGAGGATGTCGTCAAcgtaggaaaaaacccaaggttTATCTCCTTGGGCCAGCTGGGACAACATCTGAGCCACCCGCCGGTGCACGATGGAGTTGGTGCTGTGGAAGCCCTGGGGCAGCCGGGTGAAGAGGTACTGCCGGTCCCTGAAGGTGAAGGCAAACCTGGCTCTGGAGCCTGCTGCCAAGGGGATGGCGAAGGAGGGGTTCGATAGATCCACCACCGAGAAATACCTGCTCTTGGGGCTGAGGGTTGTGATGAGCTTGGTCCTGTCCAGGACCACCGGAGCCACCACCATGGGGGTGGCCTTGTTGACAGCTTTGCAATTCAATGTCAGGCGCCAGGTCTTCCCGTTAGCCTTTCGGATGGGCTGTAAAGGGCTGTTGGAGGAAGAGGTGCCTTCCACCACCACGCCGTCATCCAGCAGGTCCTGCAGGATGCTCGCCACCTCGTCTTCCATGTCTGCTGGAAACAGGGGTTGCCGTTGGAAGGGCACTGGTGCTccgctcacctcctcctcctcggacACCAGCCCGCAGTCCGTCTCATATTGCGCCCAGACGTCTGGGAATGCCTCTCTCCACTGCTCTTTGCTGCTGGCCTCTGCCACCATGAGACAGTTGACCACCACTGAGGGCCTAGGAGGAGCTGGTGGACCTCCCTGCTCCAGGATGTCATCATCAGGGTCCTCCCAGATCTGCTCATCCCCATATGGCTCCAGCATGGTGGGGACGTGCTGATCATCCCCATACACGGTCCCACCGATGGAGACGGGGATGTTGTGGTACGCggcaaggtcctgcagctgTGGGCGCTGCTGCACCGTGCTGGCCTTCACACGGGTGTCCGCCAAAGCACCCGTGTCCTCCGAGCTGCCCATCCCGGCTCtcgccccccccagcccctgctcctgccgGTCACTGTCGTTCCCTGTCTCTGTAGGGTACATCCTGGTTTCTGTCTGCAGGATCACCTCCACCAGCCTGACTGCCAGGTCTCTCGTGGACCTCCCTCTCCACCTCGCCATGTCTTCTCCCAGGCGCTGCAGCTTCTTCCACACTTGCCTCCTCCGCTCCACCCCAGACCTTCCCTCTGCTGATGGAGGGTTAAAGTCCTGCCCATCCCAGTCCCCTTGAGGGATGATGGCAGCATCTTTGTCTTCCACCCACAACCCCAGGCTCCTGGGTGAGCCGGTGGTCCTTCCCCTCTCATTCCTGCTGGCACCTGCCTGGACCAGGGGCTGAGTTTGCCCCATCTCATCCCCATGGCCACCACCTCCCCTCGGCACATCCCCACCTCGTGCTTTGCATCCAAGCATCGGCTCGTCCCAGCCGTCTTCCCCGAGGTGTAGGACCACGCTAGGGATGTTGACCACCTTCACCTGCTCTTCCTGCTGGGCTTCCCCACCTTGGGTGGCTTTTTGGCACGTCCACGGCTCCTCCGGCAGCCCCGGCGCTTCCCCCCTCAGCTCAGTGCATCTCCCGGCAGCCTGTGCCTGCATCCCAGCGACTCTCCGGCTCTCCTCAGCTCCTTGGGAAGCCCGGCGCTGTTTGCTCCCACCCTTCAACTGTGCCATGTGCCACAGCAACCGCAGGGTCCCACTCAGCCGCCGGCCTTTACCGGGGCGCTGAATCCGGCAGAACTTGGCAaactcctcctccagctcccccaCCACC from Phalacrocorax carbo chromosome 3, bPhaCar2.1, whole genome shotgun sequence harbors:
- the LOC135312715 gene encoding uncharacterized protein LOC135312715 gives rise to the protein MAFFWSRKDKQKGGLLPPLASQGADLGTLVQERGPKPWVEDAVPQQPVVGELEEEFAKFCRIQRPGKGRRLSGTLRLLWHMAQLKGGSKQRRASQGAEESRRVAGMQAQAAGRCTELRGEAPGLPEEPWTCQKATQGGEAQQEEQVKVVNIPSVVLHLGEDGWDEPMLGCKARGGDVPRGGGGHGDEMGQTQPLVQAGASRNERGRTTGSPRSLGLWVEDKDAAIIPQGDWDGQDFNPPSAEGRSGVERRRQVWKKLQRLGEDMARWRGRSTRDLAVRLVEVILQTETRMYPTETGNDSDRQEQGLGGARAGMGSSEDTGALADTRVKASTVQQRPQLQDLAAYHNIPVSIGGTVYGDDQHVPTMLEPYGDEQIWEDPDDDILEQGGPPAPPRPSVVVNCLMVAEASSKEQWREAFPDVWAQYETDCGLVSEEEEVSGAPVPFQRQPLFPADMEDEVASILQDLLDDGVVVEGTSSSNSPLQPIRKANGKTWRLTLNCKAVNKATPMVVAPVVLDRTKLITTLSPKSRYFSVVDLSNPSFAIPLAAGSRARFAFTFRDRQYLFTRLPQGFHSTNSIVHRRVAQMLSQLAQGDKPWVFSYVDDILITGKNLKETEDRTKRVLKLIQNTGFKAKFEKAQLVQPKVNYLGMTIGAKGREIQASKLEAISKAPCPWDIHSLRSLLGQFGSLQDHIPGFWELAQPLHRLTVGQVGWEWGPEQEQALSSLKHAVLTAPTLRFPDKSQPFVIRLTTSKEAVGATLLQEDERGQLVPVGHSSRILKDHEVSYSPQEKGCLAAVWAVQAFETLTEPAPIVIQLPHSPWKYLLWGEVLGSRRTNPHPTQWTLLVVNGGAAARGPQPKRGHPPNTPVPTAPALRLLPSHVPKANVWFTASKKARSAGFAAANLQERWLLGEAKGSSAEGAEMVALRHLLHHHRCSSPLYLYTSCLSLVEKLQSQVGEWERGPWVSPGEGLWLSIVQWVCANPGVLHVRYVAGDGSEEPEEWMWSQEVDRRAAAMSGRALGSWQTWEPSKYEKQEIIAQCHSWLHEGVEGTLARVREVASWDGDSGQVACWVQNCLSCAAGRDGAGKVLPQREEGPWSQLQLGYISGLPETEEGYRSLLVVEDEFSGWVEAFPMWERTVEEVVEVLCSQIFVWYGTPRAIRLPPRPRFLRDAVMVGCGVELPWDILQPGQAGPATATLQRLAWGAGKEWVKMLPLILAGTRSVWAQGAALTPYQTIFGFPLEMRWACEEGDCPQGNVLPWLRQLQEDGASYKHQTEAALLRDCPEGDAPWP